The following coding sequences lie in one Aspergillus puulaauensis MK2 DNA, chromosome 3, nearly complete sequence genomic window:
- a CDS encoding ribonuclease III domain-containing protein (COG:L;~EggNog:ENOG410Q18B;~InterPro:IPR000999,IPR036389;~PFAM:PF00636,PF14622;~antiSMASH:Cluster_3.9;~go_function: GO:0004525 - ribonuclease III activity [Evidence IEA];~go_process: GO:0006396 - RNA processing [Evidence IEA]), producing the protein MPPVLGPYPVLALGENADSTRDAGYTTRSTVIPVEEPCSILDSQDARRPGQHSPPTGDSATPQDATPSTRYETAGMMAVVLLDSACSTTYSYVEYHAVLVWHSKSDEYDRFEILFSLRVKQNTPEICHSPDICTALATISEKDMVRRTLTPQPGTQRTRKRRQRRKKCQISRPPAVEESGDKQHVSVVEDKTSYAPQQFPNSMQHEMSAWPSTIRISDLFDPWAHWARAWSSTGTIYQSRICIQAKGRPGTGVFVNMIMPVACATSLMPINIPCDSETEFRLSFDETARICRPGTELINTMRQITALYVESSKSRYQGDEQDFVILLVPDQPHGTLGHWLNVNSGSEPALQVHARGISTDNMGIVHDSTRFNKPLIFRQWVLSPAGSNLDLRMECEQLAGSRRQLCRSPDEDLLPPARAKSTVVSAQTCTVDRLPFTQSIFGLFMPALLDTLERRLVAARLCETILGGIQFETLDHVVTALTTPYATPRSNYQRYEFFGDSVLKHLISCQVFFLHGNWQEHELTRSRDQLVQNHRLTRAALRIGLDAFIIDRRTSLRRYTVPLISEKSQHVPRGRDVSSKALADVIEALIGAAYVDGGLVLAQQCIKRLLPEIALQSLPPCLSFRPRLHSIPEHGVDHILKRALGYTFRNETLLEEALTHPSCGHPSTTGNYQRLEFLGDAVLDMVAVDHFVRHSTEIPQGQMTLIKHAVCNGNLLAFFCLEMGLWRFMLFKNPSIKTSQDSVFKRYLSLRGQISQSIKQGTQYPWQDLSELNPDKHFSDVIESLLGAIFVDSGCDLSACEMFLERICWSRYLQRILDVAMDVTHPKNAVQMLSKSLAVFSITRSKKEDGEAAYDCAVHVRDTQIAIVGGCSCRAEAEVKASNVAMGLLQNITLDSLISG; encoded by the exons ATGCCCCCTGTGCTAGGACCATATCCAGTCCTCGCGCTCGGGGAGAACGCAGATTCAACACGCGATGCGGGATACACGACGCGTTCGACCGTGATCCCGGTAGA AGAGCCGTGTTCTATCCTCGACAGCCAGGATGCCAGACGACCTGGTCAACACAGTCCCCCCACCGGCGACAGTGCCACACCACAAGACGCAACCCCAA GCACCAGATACGAGACGGCGGGTATGATGGCGGTCGTACTCTTAGATAGTGCTTGTTCTACGACGTACAGCTATGTCGAATATCACGCTGTACTTGTCTGGCACAGTAAAAGCGACGAATATGATAGATTCGAaatcctcttcagcctccgcGTGAAGCAGAATACTCCGGAAATATGTCACTCCCCCGACATCTGTACTGCTCTAGCCACCATTTCCGAGAAAGACATGGTTCGCCGCACCTTGACGCCACAGCCGGGCACTCAACGTACCAGAAAGAGAAGGCAGAGACGAAAGAAGTGCCAAATCTCCAGGCCGCCTGCAGTCGAGGAGTCTGGGGATAAACAGCATGTCTCGGTCGTGGAAGACAAGACTTCATACGCGCCACAGCAGTTCCCAAATTCCATGCAGCATGAAATGAGCGCCTGGCCATCAACCATACGAATATCGGATCTGTTTGATCCCTGGGCCCACTGGGCAAGAGCATGGTCATCCACAGGCACTATCTATCAATCGCGAATCTGCATACAAGCCAAGGGCAGGCCCGGCACAGGGGTCTTCGTTAACATGATTATGCCGGTAGCCTGCGCTACTTCACTGATGCCAATCAATATACCTTGCGACTCTGAAACGGAGTTTCGTTTATCATTCGATGAAACAGCGAGGATCTGTCGCCCGGGCACGGAGCTCATCAACACAATGAGGCAAATCACTGCGCTATACGTGGAGTCGTCCAAGTCGCGATACCAGGGAGATGAGCAAGACTTTGTTATTCTACTTGTTCCAGATCAGCCTCATGGCACGCTTGGCCATTGGCTAAATGTAAATTCAGGGTCAGAGCCGGCCCTCCAGGTTCACGCCCGGGGGATCTCAACAGATAACATGGGCATCGTGCATGATAGCACGCGCTTCAACAAGCCACTTATTTTCAGGCAATGGGTGCTCTCCCCGGCTGGCAGCAATCTGGACCTTAGGATGGAATGTGAGCAGCTGGCCGGCTCACGACGTCAGTTGTGCAGGAGCCCTGATGAGGACCTACTGCCACCCGCTCGTGCTAAGTCCACGGTAGTCTCTGCGCAGACGTGTACAGTTGACAGGCTCCCCTTTACGCAAAGTATATTTGGCCTATTCATGCCCGCCCTTTTGGATACACTCGAGAGACGTCTGGTCGCAGCACGACTGTGCGAAACTATTCTGGGCGGCATTCAATTCGAAACACTTGACCATGTGGTCACTGCCTTGACGACTCCATACGCCACACCGCGTTCGAACTACCAACGATATGAATTCTTTGGAGACTCCGTTCTGAAACACCTCATATCCTGTCAGGTTTTCTTCCTGCACGGCAATTGGCAGGAGCACGAACTCACCAGATCTCGCGATCAGCTTGTCCAAAACCATAGGCTTACGAGGGCTGCTCTCAGGATTGGCCTGGATGCATTCATTATTGACCGCAGGACAAGCCTTCGAAGATACACTGTTCCACTAATCTCTGAGAAATCTCAGCACGTCCCCCGAGGAAGGGATGTCTCGTCGAAAGCCCTGGCAGATGTCATTGAGGCGCTCATAGGAGCGGCATATGTAGACGGCGGCCTTGTACTCGCACAGCAATGCATCAAGCGACTCCTTCCTGAGATAGCCCTACAGTCTCTACCCCCTTGTCTCTCTTTCCGGCCTCGACTCCATTCCATCCCTGAGCACGGTGTTGACCATATCCTGAAACGGGCCCTTGGGTATACATTCAGAAATGAGACGCTGTTAGAGGAAGCCCTAACCCATCCCTCATGCGGCCATCCCTCCACCACCGGGAACTACCAGAGACTAGAATTTCTAGGAGATGCCGTGCTAGACATGGTGGCCGTGGACCACTTCGTGCGCCATTCAACAGAAATACCACAAGGGCAAATGACGCTCATCAAGCACGCGGTGTGCAACGGAAACCTCCTCGCATTTTTCTGCCTAGAGATGGGGCTCTGGCGGTTTATGCTCTTCAAAAACCCTAGCATAAAAACATCCCAAGACAGCGTCTTCAAACGCTATCTCTCCCTCCGTGGCCAGATCAGCCAAAGTATCAAGCAAGGCACCCAGTACCCATGGCAGGACCTCAGCGAACTAAACCCAGATAAACACTTCTCAGATGTGATAGAGAGCCTGCTCGGCGCGATCTTCGTGGACTCGGGCTGCGATCTATCTGCCTGTGAAATGTTTCTCGAGCGTATTTGCTGGTCGAGGTATCTGCAGCGTATTCTTGATGTCGCGATGGATGTCACGCACCCGAAGAACGCGGTGCAGATGCTGTCCAAGTCGCTCGCGGTTTTCAGCATTACTCGTtcgaagaaagaggatggCGAAGCTGCCTATGACTGTGCGGTTCATGTTCGTGATACTCAGATTGCGATCGTTGGTGGTTGCTCGTGTCGCGCGGAGGCAGAAGTGAAAGCATCAAATGTGGCCATGGGGCTTTTGCAGAATATTACGCTGGACTCGCTCATATCTGGATAA
- a CDS encoding uncharacterized protein (SECRETED:SignalP(1-17);~antiSMASH:Cluster_3.9), producing MKFTVATFVTLVAAAAAMPSSEKAPQISQKSLKKIDETKNKCGDATVNCCVNVPKDTEAPKYDGLSGLLHDLLAPDTDAYCQASSNQGLLGLGLQGLLGGNKDHICDTKGVTYVCCNGGECNIPTDDKEKEDDY from the exons ATGAAGTTCACCGTTGCTACTTTCGTCACCCTCGTTGCGGCTGCAGCTGCCATGCCCTCTTCCGAGAAGGCCCCCCAAATCTCCCAgaagagcctgaagaagatcgaCGAGACCAAGAACAAGTGCGGTGATGCGACCGTCAACTGCTGTGTCAACGTCCCTAAGGACACCGAGGCCCCTAAGTATGACGGCCTCAGTGGACTTCTTCATGACCTCCTGGCTCCGGACACCGACGCCTACTGCCAGGCATCTAGCAACCAGGGTCTGCTTGGTCTTGGCCTCCAGGGCCTTCTGGGCGGTAACA AGGACCACATCTGCGACACCAAGGGCGTTACCTACGTTTGCTGCAATGGCGGCGAG TGCAACATTCCCACcgacgacaaggagaaggaagacgaCTACTAA